One Tolypothrix bouteillei VB521301 DNA window includes the following coding sequences:
- a CDS encoding helix-turn-helix domain-containing protein: MKMLLQTNKKQPIVPTESKSPLLTLSQAQALCGLSLQALYDAIFEGRLRARMIGKDWKIRSSDLKEYISTFNRNR, translated from the coding sequence ATGAAAATGCTTTTACAAACAAACAAAAAACAGCCTATTGTCCCCACAGAGTCTAAGTCGCCTTTGCTCACACTCTCTCAAGCTCAAGCGCTCTGCGGACTTTCTCTACAAGCCCTATACGATGCGATTTTCGAGGGAAGGCTACGAGCCAGGATGATTGGTAAAGATTGGAAAATTAGAAGTAGCGATTTAAAAGAATATATCTCTACCTTTAATAGGAATCGGTAA
- the nifJ gene encoding pyruvate:ferredoxin (flavodoxin) oxidoreductase, with protein sequence MNTNFATIDGNEAVTRVAYRINEVIAIYPITPSSAMGEWADTWSSEGRPNLWGTVPSVIEMQSEGGAAASVHGALQTGSLTTTFTSSQGLLLMIPNLYKIAGELTSAVIHVAARALATHALSIFGDHSDVMAARATGFALLCSASVQESHDFALIAQAATLRTRVPFMHFFDGFRTSHEIQKVQLLNDSDLKAIIDLESILAHRNRALTPDRPVLRGTAQNPDIYFQSRESINPYYSTCPDIVQRVMDRFGERTGRYYRIFEYYGASNAEYIIVLMGSGCETVHETVDYLNARGEKFGVVKVRLYRPFDAKRFVDVLPATVKAIAVLDRTKEPGSVGEPLYLDIVTALHEMWDARGSGRISPLPKVISGRYGLSSKEFTPAMVWAIFENLAQTTPKNHFTVGIHDDISHTSLTHDPNFSIEPDSVVRAMFYGLGSDGTVGANKNSIKIIGEETDNYAQGYFVYDSKKSGSITVSHLRFGSQLIRSTYLIEKANFIGCHQWFFLERIDVLKNAAFGAIFLLNSPHDPYTVWEHLPEKVQEQIISKQLKFYVINANKVARESGMGGRINTIMQVCFFALAGVLPQEQAIAKIKQAIEKTYGKKGTEVVRMNLEAVDRTLENLHKVFWDKEDKTELSPPPPFSPSPLLPLPPSPPLPTAPEFVREVLGKIMLWQGDELPVSAFPPDGTYPTGTAKWEKRNVAQEIPVWDSSICVQCSKCVMVCPHGAIRSKVYQANALDKAPANFKFANAKDKDFAEQKFTIQVAPEDCTGCQICVDICPAKNKVLPERKAINMEPQLPLREQERENWYFFLTLPDPDRRQLKLTQIRQQQLQQPLFEFSGACAGCGETPYLKLLTQLFGDRAAIANATGCSSIYGGNLPTTPWTTNNEGRGPAWSNSLFEDNAEFGFGFRLSLDKQAEFATELLKKLGNTKHEIGNGEVEPLIPNDLVQSILTAQQKSEADIYQQRQRVERLKSLLHQLIKTHSSMSDFPIAEVKQLAALVDYLVKKSVWIVGGDGWAYDIDFGGLDHVLASGRNVNILVMDTEVYSNTGGQSSKATPKGAVAKFASSGKPAAKKDLGLIAMTYGNVYVASVAMGAKAEHTLKAFLEAEAYDGPSLIIAYSHCIAHGIDMVTAMNHQKVLVESGRWLLYRYNPDLQKQGQNPLQLDMRSPKQSVEGSMYQENRFKMLTKNKPALAKRLLEEAQAEVNARWQMYEYLAARKNQD encoded by the coding sequence ATGAATACAAATTTTGCAACCATAGACGGTAATGAAGCTGTTACCCGTGTTGCTTACCGCATAAATGAAGTGATTGCTATTTATCCCATTACTCCCTCCTCTGCAATGGGGGAATGGGCTGATACCTGGTCATCTGAAGGACGTCCCAATTTATGGGGTACTGTTCCGAGCGTGATTGAGATGCAAAGCGAAGGTGGAGCTGCGGCGTCTGTTCATGGAGCATTACAAACAGGCTCCCTGACAACGACATTCACATCATCGCAGGGATTGCTGTTGATGATTCCCAATCTATATAAAATTGCAGGTGAATTAACAAGTGCTGTGATTCATGTTGCTGCTCGTGCTTTAGCAACTCACGCCCTGTCAATTTTTGGCGACCACAGTGATGTCATGGCTGCTCGTGCAACCGGTTTTGCCCTTTTGTGTTCGGCTTCAGTACAGGAGAGCCATGACTTTGCTCTAATTGCACAAGCTGCTACCCTTCGGACGCGAGTGCCATTTATGCACTTTTTTGACGGCTTCCGAACTTCCCATGAAATTCAAAAAGTGCAGCTATTAAACGATAGTGACTTAAAAGCCATTATCGATCTTGAATCGATCCTTGCCCATCGCAATCGTGCTTTGACTCCGGATCGTCCCGTTTTGCGGGGAACTGCTCAAAACCCCGATATCTATTTTCAATCCCGCGAAAGTATTAACCCTTATTACAGCACTTGTCCCGATATTGTCCAACGAGTGATGGATCGATTTGGAGAACGCACGGGACGCTATTATCGCATTTTTGAATACTACGGTGCATCCAATGCCGAGTATATTATCGTTCTCATGGGCTCTGGTTGTGAAACAGTGCATGAGACAGTGGATTATTTGAATGCTCGTGGTGAAAAATTTGGTGTTGTTAAAGTTAGGCTGTACCGTCCTTTCGATGCCAAACGATTTGTAGACGTACTACCTGCAACTGTGAAAGCGATCGCAGTTCTTGACCGTACAAAAGAACCAGGTAGTGTTGGCGAACCTTTATATTTAGATATAGTAACTGCCCTCCATGAAATGTGGGACGCCAGAGGTAGTGGAAGGATTTCACCCCTACCTAAAGTCATTAGCGGTCGTTACGGTCTTTCTTCCAAAGAATTTACCCCAGCAATGGTTTGGGCAATTTTTGAAAATCTTGCCCAAACAACACCGAAAAACCACTTTACTGTGGGCATTCATGACGATATAAGTCATACCTCCCTCACCCATGACCCTAACTTCTCTATTGAACCAGACAGTGTAGTACGAGCAATGTTCTATGGGTTGGGGTCTGATGGAACCGTAGGAGCAAATAAAAACTCAATTAAGATTATTGGTGAAGAAACCGATAATTATGCCCAGGGCTATTTTGTCTACGACTCAAAGAAATCTGGCTCCATCACTGTTTCGCATTTGCGTTTCGGGTCCCAACTCATTCGTTCAACTTATCTGATTGAGAAAGCCAACTTTATTGGTTGCCATCAGTGGTTTTTTTTAGAACGTATTGATGTTTTAAAAAATGCTGCGTTTGGAGCAATATTTTTGTTGAACAGCCCTCACGATCCTTATACTGTCTGGGAACATCTCCCAGAGAAAGTACAAGAGCAAATTATTAGCAAGCAGTTAAAGTTTTACGTTATTAATGCGAACAAAGTCGCTCGTGAAAGTGGCATGGGTGGAAGGATCAACACCATCATGCAAGTCTGTTTTTTTGCACTTGCAGGTGTTTTGCCACAAGAACAAGCGATCGCTAAAATTAAGCAAGCGATCGAAAAGACTTATGGTAAGAAAGGAACAGAAGTCGTTCGCATGAACCTAGAGGCTGTGGATCGGACTTTAGAAAACTTGCATAAAGTTTTTTGGGACAAAGAAGACAAAACAGAGCTTTCTCCCCCTCCCCCCTTCTCCCCCTCCCCCCTTCTCCCCCTCCCCCCTTCTCCCCCTCTCCCAACTGCTCCCGAATTCGTGCGGGAAGTTTTAGGAAAAATTATGTTGTGGCAGGGTGATGAACTGCCTGTAAGCGCATTTCCTCCTGATGGGACTTATCCTACAGGTACTGCCAAGTGGGAAAAGCGCAATGTTGCACAAGAGATTCCTGTTTGGGACTCCAGCATTTGCGTGCAGTGTAGTAAGTGCGTTATGGTTTGCCCTCATGGAGCAATTCGGAGTAAAGTTTATCAAGCAAATGCTTTGGATAAAGCTCCGGCGAATTTTAAATTTGCCAATGCAAAAGATAAAGATTTTGCAGAACAAAAGTTTACAATTCAAGTCGCGCCAGAAGATTGTACGGGTTGTCAAATTTGTGTGGATATTTGTCCTGCAAAAAATAAAGTTCTCCCAGAACGCAAGGCAATCAATATGGAGCCACAATTGCCTTTACGGGAGCAAGAACGGGAAAACTGGTACTTCTTTTTAACTTTGCCAGATCCCGATCGCCGACAGCTTAAACTTACACAAATCCGCCAACAACAACTGCAACAACCGTTATTTGAATTTTCAGGGGCTTGTGCTGGTTGTGGTGAAACACCGTATTTAAAATTGCTAACACAGCTGTTTGGGGATCGGGCTGCGATCGCTAACGCTACGGGTTGTTCTTCAATCTACGGTGGAAACTTACCTACCACTCCATGGACAACAAATAATGAAGGGAGAGGTCCTGCTTGGTCAAATAGTTTATTTGAAGATAATGCTGAATTTGGTTTTGGCTTTCGCTTATCTTTGGATAAGCAGGCTGAATTTGCAACCGAACTGCTGAAAAAATTAGGAAATACAAAACACGAAATCGGCAATGGAGAAGTTGAACCATTAATTCCTAACGATTTGGTTCAATCTATTTTAACTGCACAGCAAAAGTCAGAGGCAGATATTTATCAACAACGGCAGCGAGTCGAACGTCTCAAATCTTTGCTACATCAGTTAATTAAAACACACTCTTCGATGTCTGATTTTCCCATTGCCGAAGTAAAACAGCTAGCAGCACTAGTTGATTATTTAGTCAAGAAAAGTGTTTGGATTGTTGGTGGTGATGGATGGGCGTATGACATTGACTTTGGCGGACTCGATCACGTACTTGCTAGCGGTCGCAATGTCAATATCTTAGTCATGGATACAGAGGTATATTCCAATACAGGCGGACAATCTTCTAAAGCCACTCCCAAAGGTGCAGTTGCTAAGTTTGCTTCTAGTGGTAAGCCCGCTGCGAAAAAAGACTTGGGCTTGATTGCCATGACCTATGGAAATGTTTATGTAGCAAGCGTAGCGATGGGCGCGAAGGCGGAACATACCCTCAAAGCATTTTTAGAAGCAGAAGCTTATGACGGTCCATCGTTGATTATTGCGTACAGCCACTGTATAGCCCACGGGATCGATATGGTAACAGCTATGAATCACCAAAAAGTTTTGGTGGAATCAGGTCGTTGGCTGCTTTATCGATACAATCCCGATTTGCAAAAACAGGGTCAAAATCCGTTGCAATTGGATATGCGATCGCCCAAACAGTCGGTGGAAGGCTCGATGTATCAAGAAAATCGTTTCAAGATGCTCACTAAGAACAAACCAGCCCTCGCCAAACGCTTGCTAGAAGAGGCGCAAGCTGAGGTAAATGCACGCTGGCAAATGTACGAGTACTTAGCTGCACGCAAAAATCAAGACTGA